Below is a genomic region from Shimia isoporae.
TTGGGAACATGGCAAGGGTCTTGTGCCACCATTCACCGTGATCGGTGTTGTGCTTGGCTCCATCTATGGCGGGATTACCGGCATCACAGAGGCAGCAGGCATGGGAGCGCTGGCAGTGTTCCTGATTTCCGTCGCGTTGGAAAAGTCCTTTGACGAATGGAAAGCCTTCTTTGTCACGCATCGCACCAAAGCGGTCATTGTTATCGCCGGAACAATTGTGGCTGCAGTTGTGTTGCCAATGTTGATCGGCATCGGCGACAAGCTGATCGCAGGCTGGGTCATTATGTTGATTGTGATCGGATACTGGCTGATGCGGGCGCCTGGCAAAGTCGAGCTTGTCTGGGACAGCCTGATGCGTACCCTGCGCTCGACCGGCACGATCATCTGGGTCACCATCGGCGCAGCTGCACTGGCAGGAGCTTACACGCTGGCTGGCGGTCCCAACTATATCGCGAACATGATCGTTGGCAGTGAAATGCCCACAATGCTGGTGCTTTTGACGATGATGGTCATTCTGCTCTTTATGGGGGCTTTCATGGATTGGGTCGGGATCGTTCTTTTGATCATTCCCGTTTTCCTGCCAATCGTGAAACGCCTGCCAATCGAGGAAATCGGTTTTATAGGGCAGTTGTCGCCACAGCATGTGTCGATCTGGTTCGGGGTTCTGTTCTGTATGAACATGCAGGTCAGTTTCCTGTCGCCGCCCTTTGGTCCAGCGGCCTTCTACCTGAAATCCGTAGCCCCGCCCCACATCTCTCTGACCGATATCTTCAAAGGCTTCCTGCCCTTTATCGGCATTCAGATGCTGGCTCTGTCGGTGCTGTTGATCTGGCCTAACATCGTCACCCTCTTGCTCTGAAGGAAACAGCGGCATGTCGCTTTTGAAACTCTCCGAAAGCGACACTGTCGCTGTTGCCACCTCCCGGTTGGATGCCGGAGAGAGGGTGGACGGCGTAGACATAAAAACAGCGGTGCCGCGCGGGCATAAAGTCTGCGTGGCACCGGTCTCCGAAGGGGCCGCTGTGCGCAAGTACGGCCAGACAATTGGTTATGCCACCCGCGACATCTCCGCGGGTGAGCGCGTGCACACAGACAACATTGCCTTTCGTGGGGTCGCGACGGAGTACCGATATGCGACCAACCTGCATACGCCTGCACCCGCCAAAAGCATCGACAGCTTTATGGGGTATCGCCGCGAGAACGGCAGCGTGGGTACCCGCAATTATATCGCGGTTGTTACATCGGTGAACTGCTCGGCCACGGCGGCGCGGATGATCGCTGCCGCCTTCGGCCCGGAGGAGTTGTCAGACTACCCAAATGTTGACGGCGTGGTTGCTTATGTGCACGGCACCGGCTGCGGCATGGCGGACTCGGGGGACGGTTTCGAGGCGCTCCAGCGTGTCATGTGGGGCTATGCCCGCCATCCGAACCACGGCGGCGTACTTATGGTCGGGCTGGGATGCGAGATGAACCAGATCGATTGGCTGCTCGAAGCCTACGGGCTGACCTCAGGTCCCCTCTTTCAAACCATGAATATCCAAAACGTGGCCGGACTTCGCAAAACGGTGGAAACGGGCATCGCGAAAATTCGCGCGATGCTACCGCTGGCAAACGCCGCGCGACGCGAACCCTGCCCCGCCTCCGAATTGAAAGTGGCGCTGCAATGTGGCGGGTCGGATGCGTGGTCGGGGATAACTGCCAATCCAGCGCTTGGTTACGCGAGTGATCTGATCATCGCGCAGGGCGGGACCACAGTGCTTGCGGAAACGCCCGAAGTTTATGGCGCCGAACACTTGCTCACAGAGCGCGCAAAGGACCAAGCCACGGGCGAAAAGCTCATCGGGCTGATCCGCTGGTGGGAAGACTACACTGAACGCAACCGCGGCTCGATCAACAACAACCCCTCTCCCGGCAACAAGGCCGGCGGGCTGACCACCATCCTTGAAAAGTCGCTCGGTGCTGTGGCCAAGGCGGGCACCAGTCCGCTCAACGGCGTTCTGAAATACGCGGAGCCGATCCGCGAAAGCGGCCTGATGTTCATGGACAGCCCTGGCTACGATCCCGCGTCCGTCACGGGCCAGATCGCGAGTGGCTGCAACATTGTCTGCTTCACCACGGGGCGCGGCTCCGCCTTTGGGTCAAAGCCAGCGCCCACAATCAAGCTCGCCACAAACAGCGAACTTGCGACCAAGATGTCAGAAGACATGGACATAGACGCAGGCACGATACTGACCGGCGAGACCAGCCTGACGGAAAAGGGTCAGGAAATCTACGAAATGATCCTCGCCGTGGCGAGCGGCGAGCAAAGCAAATCCGAAGCTCAGGGATTGGGCGACTACGAGTTCGTCCCCTGGCAAATCGGGGCGGTGATGTAGCTGCCTTCAGAACAACCCTATTTGGGTCGCTCAGACGGGCGGCCGTAAACCTATTGAGAGGATCAAATCAATGAGCAAACCCGCAATCGGATATATCGGCATCGGCCTGATGGGCAGCGCGATGGTCAAGCGGCTTCTGAACACCGGATACTCTGTTACTGTAACCGCCAATCGCTCCCGCCCCTTGGTGGACGAGGTTGTTGCTGCGGGCGCGACAGAGGTCTCCAACGCACGCGAAGTTGCAGAAGCCAGCGATATCGTAATGCTCTGCGTCGCCACCAGCGCACAAGTCGAAAGCCTTATGCACGGCGAGGATGGCATTCTGGCTGGACTGAAACCGGGCAGCACCGTGATTGACTTTGGTACGTCCCTGCCCGCGTCCACCCAGTCGCTCGGCGCAGAAACTGCTGCGGCTGGAAGTGCCTACCTTGATGCACCGCTCGGTCGTACGCCACAACAGGCCATTGACGGATTGCTCAATATCATGGGCGCCGGCGACAAGGCGGCGTTTGAAAAGGTAAAACCGGTTCTGGACGACCTCGGCGAAAACGTATTCCATCTTGGCCCTCTTGGTGCGGGCCACGCCACCAAGCTCATCAACAATTTCTTTGCGCAATGCATGGTCAACGCACTGACGGAAGGGTTCGCGATGGCTGACAAGATGGGCATCGAACGACAGGATCTCTACAACGTAGTGTCCTCTGGTCCCCTACACTCGATGATGATGGATTTCATTGCCGGGTACGCGCTCCAAGGCGATGCGTCCAAGATGCAGTTCTCTATCAAGAACGCGACCAAAGACGTCGGGTACTATGTCCAGATGACCAAGGATGCCGGACTGGAAACCCTGATGGGGGGCAACACGCTTGACGCCCTCCAAGGCGCGGTTGACGCCGGCATGGGCGAGCGTCTCGTGCCGGAAGTACTGGATCACTACGTGGATCAGTTCAAGGATGGCTGATGCCGATCAGGGCGACAGCGGTCGCAGTGCCGTCACCCTTGCGGTGGGGCTCATGCTGGCCGCCAATGCTCTGTTTACGCTGACGGACACGTCAACAAAATGGTTGCTTGCGGCGGGCTTTGGCGCGCTGCAACTGGCCTTCATGCGCTATGCTGTTCAATGCGCGATCACATGTATCACCGTCGCTCGCGGGGATCCTGCACGCCTCAGGCTGCCCCAGCGGATTTGGGCCGTGCTTTTCTTTCGTGCGGGACTTTTGGTTGGCGCGACAATCGTCAACTTCGTTGCTCTTAAGTTCCTGTCTCTGACCGTCACATCCGCAATCATGTTCTCCGCACCGATTTTCGTCTGTTTGCTCTCCGGTCCGCTACTCGGAGAACACATCGGCACCCGCCAATGGGCATTTGTTGGTATCGGGTTTGCAGGCGTGCTCGTGGTCATCAGGCCCTTTGATGCCAATATCGAGTGGGCGGCAGCAATGATGCTGATCCCGGCGCTTAGCATGGCATTCTATTCCATTCTGACTCGAAAGCTTGCCGGCGATGTTCATCCGGCCATCATGCAGCTGGCACTCGGAATCGTGGGGACAGTTTGTCTTGCCCCTTTGGCCGTCACGACGTGGCATATGCCGGACGCCCCGCTCGAATGGGGGCTCATTTTTGCAATCGGCACATTTGCATGGGCCGGGCACGAATTCCTGATACGGGCACACAAGCTCGCCGAAGCGCATTTTCTGATGCCATTTTCCTACAGCTATCTTGTCTATATGGCGGTCGCGAGCGCTGTTGTCTTTGGCGATGCGCCAGACTTACCCACACTCATGGGGGCAGGTCTGATCACTCTGTCGGGCATACTGATCTGGCACAATCGCCGTCAGTCCGACACACAGACCCGTCAATAAAAGCTGCGTAGATGCACCATGTCCGCATCATAAGGACTTGGAGTGATCACCTCAGCGGAAACCCTGCTACCGCACATGTCGAGCTCCAGCGTCTTCCCGACTTCAGACTGGATACCCTCGACAAATGCCATCGCCAGATTCAGCCCCGTGCGATGCCCCCACGCGCCGGAGGTCACGGTCCCCACCACCTGATCGCCAAGCATCACGGACGCGCCACCATGCGCCGGTGCCCTGTCCGTTCCAACCGAGAGCGTTACCAATCGTTTCTGCGTTTGTTCGCGCTGGCGTGCTTGCAAGGCAGACCGTCCGACAAAGTCCACCTTTGACATGTCGACAAACCGGGCAAGCCCCGTTTCAAATGGGTCAAACTCGGTCAACAACTCCGCTTTCCAGTGCAGATACCCCTTTTCCAGTCGCATTGACTCGATTGCCCGCGCTCCGAAAAACGACATACCATGCACCTCACCCGCGCGCTGCAAGGCGAGGTAGGCGCCATAGAGCTGGGCGTTCGGGACATGGATTTCATAAGCCAACTCGCCAGAAAAACTCACCGCCATGACGGTCGCAGGAGCGACGCCGACAAAGGCTTCGCGCACCGACAACCAAGGAAATCCTTCTGCTGTCCAATCCCCTCGGGATGCGGCAGATAAAACGTCCCGCGCCTTGGGGCCCGCCAAAAGCAAAATGGTCTGGTCATTGGTCAGGGACCGGATATCCACGTCCTCATCCGCACGGACATGCGCCCGTAGCCAATCCATATCGTGGAACTCGCTGGCAGCCGCAGAGCCATACCATACCCGCTCAGGTCCACGGTCGCTCGCAGGTAAGTTTGCCAGAGTTGCTTCTGCCTTGATCATCCCATGATGGTTCAGCAGATACGTCAGACCAACCCGCCCGTTTTTGCGCGGCAGGCGCCCGCAGATCATACGATCCAGAAAGGCATGCCGGTCCTTTCCTGTGATTTCGATCCGATTGAACCCGTTGATTTCACTCAACCCGACACCAGAGCTGACGGCCTCCACTTCGGCAGCTTCGACAGCGAACGCCTCGGTGAAGTCAAACCCGTGTATTTCTTGAAATCCGGCGGTGGGCTTTATGTAATCGATCCGCTCCCAACCGTTCACCACTGTGAACTCCGCGCCTGCTGCGGCGAAAACGGGTGTCAGCGGCGTGGTTTTTATCGGACGCCCTGCCGGACGATGTTCATGTGGAAAATGAAACCGGAACTCGTTCTGGTAGTCCTCGATCGCCTTGAGCGCTGTGAGTTCCACATTGCCATGCCCCGTGAAACGGCGCGGATCAATCACCCAAGTGTCATAGCAAGCCTCACCATGTACAATCTGTTGCGCCAGCAACCAGCCGTGTCCGCCACCTTCGCCCAAGCCCGCCCGAAGTCCGATGATGCAGAACGCATTGCGTTTCCCGGGGATCGGACCAACCAAAGGCGCTCCGTCGATGGTGTAGGTTATGGGCCCGTTGATGACAGTATGAATGCCCGCTTCCATCAGCGCGGGCATACGCTCAAAGGCGCCTTCCAGCACGTCCGTAACACGATCCAGATCGTCGGGGCACAGCGCGTTGGCAAAGCCCGGATCGATGCCGTCCATGCCCCACGTCTTGCAATCCTGCTCATAGAACCCGAGCAGCAGTCCGTTCTTTTCCTGCCGACAGTAGTAGTCGCTGATCGGGCAACGCAGCAGCGGCATGCGGTGGTCTGCGTCTCGGATGGCGGGGATTTCCTCTGTGAGAAAGTACTGGTGCTCCATCGACGCTACCGGATGGTGCACACCCATCATCGCCCCCACTTCGTTCACGCGATAACCGCATGCGTTTACAACAATATCGGCGTGCACGACTCCTTTCGTGGTCGTGACTTCCCACGTGTCGTCTTTCAACTGCTTGAGCGCTGTAACCGGTGTGTGGCGATGCACCTCCGCACCTGCCTTGCGGGCGCGGCGGGCCAGCGCCTGACAAAGCTGGGCCGGATCAATGTCGCCGTCCATAGGATCCCACAATCCGCCGAGAAGATTGTCAGTGGAGATCAACGGATGCCGTCGAGCACACTCTTCGGCGTCGATGACTTCAAAGTTGACGTCCATCCCGCGTGCCATGCTCGCAAAGTGTCGGTACCCCTGCATCTGCGCTTCTGTATTGGCCAGCCTGATACCCCCGTCACCATGGTGATAATTGATGGGGTAATCCGGATCGCTGGCCAGATCCTGATAAAGGCGGATCGAGTGGCTTTTTAGGCCCACCATGGTCTGCGTCATGCCAAAGTTGGTGACCTGTGCCGCAGAATGCCAAGTCGTCCCGGACGTCAATTCGTCACGCTCCAGCAACATCACATCGCTCCATCCCTCCTGCGTGAGGTGATAAAGCGTCGAGCATCCGGCAATGCCGCCCCCGATGACCACAACTTTGGTGCGTGATTTCATTCTGCCATCCTCCAACCGCGCCGGGAACAGGGCACTTCATGTGGCCTGTTTCGTCAAGCGTGGAGAGATGGCAATTGATGGTCTGGTCCGTTTACGACACCCACTCAGATCATAGAGATCACCTCAGCACCGTCAAATTGAGCGACCATGTGCATAACGGCATCACGAGACATCAAACATGCCGCTGTCGACAGGCCGTCGGCGAGAGCCGCAGAGGGAGCTGCGATACTCGCGACAGACTGTACAGTTTCCGCACCCTTCGGGTGAAGGATGTGACTCGCGCCGTCAGGCAGGCGGAACCCGTCAACCGCAGAGGTTGCCAGTGCACGGTCGGACAGGGTCAGCTTACGCAGGATGTCGCCCTGTGGGGTGATCACGCCTACCCGCCAAGGCTCATTGGCAGCGCGGCTTCCCAGCGCGGAAATCTCGCCCATATCAATAAGCACATCGGTCAGCCCTCGGGCCTTGAGAAGTGTAGCGATCCTGTCTGTCACAGCCCCTTGGGCGATGCCGTTCAGCGTAAGGGCCATTTCAGGTGCGTTGAACCTGATCGCGGCGCTGTCAAAAGTCACATCGGTCCAGCCCACTCGTGACTTGGCGGCATCAAGATCGCCGCCTTCCGCATGGGCGTTCCAGAGCGCCTGCACCG
It encodes:
- a CDS encoding GcvT family protein, giving the protein MKSRTKVVVIGGGIAGCSTLYHLTQEGWSDVMLLERDELTSGTTWHSAAQVTNFGMTQTMVGLKSHSIRLYQDLASDPDYPINYHHGDGGIRLANTEAQMQGYRHFASMARGMDVNFEVIDAEECARRHPLISTDNLLGGLWDPMDGDIDPAQLCQALARRARKAGAEVHRHTPVTALKQLKDDTWEVTTTKGVVHADIVVNACGYRVNEVGAMMGVHHPVASMEHQYFLTEEIPAIRDADHRMPLLRCPISDYYCRQEKNGLLLGFYEQDCKTWGMDGIDPGFANALCPDDLDRVTDVLEGAFERMPALMEAGIHTVINGPITYTIDGAPLVGPIPGKRNAFCIIGLRAGLGEGGGHGWLLAQQIVHGEACYDTWVIDPRRFTGHGNVELTALKAIEDYQNEFRFHFPHEHRPAGRPIKTTPLTPVFAAAGAEFTVVNGWERIDYIKPTAGFQEIHGFDFTEAFAVEAAEVEAVSSGVGLSEINGFNRIEITGKDRHAFLDRMICGRLPRKNGRVGLTYLLNHHGMIKAEATLANLPASDRGPERVWYGSAAASEFHDMDWLRAHVRADEDVDIRSLTNDQTILLLAGPKARDVLSAASRGDWTAEGFPWLSVREAFVGVAPATVMAVSFSGELAYEIHVPNAQLYGAYLALQRAGEVHGMSFFGARAIESMRLEKGYLHWKAELLTEFDPFETGLARFVDMSKVDFVGRSALQARQREQTQKRLVTLSVGTDRAPAHGGASVMLGDQVVGTVTSGAWGHRTGLNLAMAFVEGIQSEVGKTLELDMCGSRVSAEVITPSPYDADMVHLRSFY
- a CDS encoding UxaA family hydrolase yields the protein MSLLKLSESDTVAVATSRLDAGERVDGVDIKTAVPRGHKVCVAPVSEGAAVRKYGQTIGYATRDISAGERVHTDNIAFRGVATEYRYATNLHTPAPAKSIDSFMGYRRENGSVGTRNYIAVVTSVNCSATAARMIAAAFGPEELSDYPNVDGVVAYVHGTGCGMADSGDGFEALQRVMWGYARHPNHGGVLMVGLGCEMNQIDWLLEAYGLTSGPLFQTMNIQNVAGLRKTVETGIAKIRAMLPLANAARREPCPASELKVALQCGGSDAWSGITANPALGYASDLIIAQGGTTVLAETPEVYGAEHLLTERAKDQATGEKLIGLIRWWEDYTERNRGSINNNPSPGNKAGGLTTILEKSLGAVAKAGTSPLNGVLKYAEPIRESGLMFMDSPGYDPASVTGQIASGCNIVCFTTGRGSAFGSKPAPTIKLATNSELATKMSEDMDIDAGTILTGETSLTEKGQEIYEMILAVASGEQSKSEAQGLGDYEFVPWQIGAVM
- a CDS encoding NAD(P)-dependent oxidoreductase, encoding MKSMSKPAIGYIGIGLMGSAMVKRLLNTGYSVTVTANRSRPLVDEVVAAGATEVSNAREVAEASDIVMLCVATSAQVESLMHGEDGILAGLKPGSTVIDFGTSLPASTQSLGAETAAAGSAYLDAPLGRTPQQAIDGLLNIMGAGDKAAFEKVKPVLDDLGENVFHLGPLGAGHATKLINNFFAQCMVNALTEGFAMADKMGIERQDLYNVVSSGPLHSMMMDFIAGYALQGDASKMQFSIKNATKDVGYYVQMTKDAGLETLMGGNTLDALQGAVDAGMGERLVPEVLDHYVDQFKDG
- a CDS encoding FAD:protein FMN transferase, which codes for MSQMNRRRFLAVSACAAGFAANAAAAAPVAEWRGVALGAQASLKVSGLAQTEADSIFAEMQAELERLEQVFSLYRESALTRLNRTGNLANPAPELLEILSLSDRINTASGGAFDPTVQALWNAHAEGGDLDAAKSRVGWTDVTFDSAAIRFNAPEMALTLNGIAQGAVTDRIATLLKARGLTDVLIDMGEISALGSRAANEPWRVGVITPQGDILRKLTLSDRALATSAVDGFRLPDGASHILHPKGAETVQSVASIAAPSAALADGLSTAACLMSRDAVMHMVAQFDGAEVISMI
- a CDS encoding DMT family transporter encodes the protein MADADQGDSGRSAVTLAVGLMLAANALFTLTDTSTKWLLAAGFGALQLAFMRYAVQCAITCITVARGDPARLRLPQRIWAVLFFRAGLLVGATIVNFVALKFLSLTVTSAIMFSAPIFVCLLSGPLLGEHIGTRQWAFVGIGFAGVLVVIRPFDANIEWAAAMMLIPALSMAFYSILTRKLAGDVHPAIMQLALGIVGTVCLAPLAVTTWHMPDAPLEWGLIFAIGTFAWAGHEFLIRAHKLAEAHFLMPFSYSYLVYMAVASAVVFGDAPDLPTLMGAGLITLSGILIWHNRRQSDTQTRQ